The uncultured Desulfatiglans sp. DNA window GTTTCCTATTCCGGAAATGAGGCCGGTTTCTTCACACCCTGCAGGTGCTCAGTCCCACCGCTTCGCGGAGGGTCCCGGTTTCTTCACACCCTGCGAACCAGCCGATCAAGGTTCGGTGATCCGTTCGACCATTTCGGTGAGCGATTCGATCGGGGTGTCGAGAGCCACCTCGAGGGGCGTGGACAGGAAAAAACCGCTGCCTGCATCCATCACCTGCGACAGGATCGAATCGAAAAGTGCGGATCGATCCGCCGAATCCGGGAACGGGCAGGCAACCCCCGCGCACATTTCATTGCGCTCCATCAGAACGGAAAGTTTTTCCAATTCGATATCGTAGGCTTGCGCACCGGCGAAGAATACCGCATCCGCTCCGATCGAAAAATACGTCTCGAGCTCCGCGATGTCATACCGGTGAAACGCCATGATCGACCGGACATCGAAGTAATCCAGCACGTTCCAGAAGGTCTGGTAAATGGGCTTGATCCGCTCTACCTCGGAAGCTTCAATTCCTTCCCAATCCTCCTCGATCAGCCAGATCGCATCGACCCTCAGGTTGCAGTAAGCCTTCACGAGATCGAGGACAATCCCCTGAATGTCATTGAGGAAGACCTTCGCTTCGGGGAAATCCGCCTCTTTGAGGCTGAAACGATCCCTCAGGATCGCACGCAGCAGCGTCACGGGGCTGTTCACCACCCCGATGACCGGGATGTCCTGGCCGATCACCTCGCGCATCTCTGCAGCAGCATCGAAGATCAGGTTAACCGGGGGAACCTCCGCCGCGATGATCTTCCTGTCCGTGACGGCGCTCTTCCCGCCCGACGACACGACCATCTCCTTGACGCCCTTCGGCACCCACTCGAAGGAGCGCCCCAGGAGTTCCAGCTCGAGATAGGGATCGTAGTGGCTCAGCACCGCATCGTAGCCGAAGAGCTCCTGAGCCGACATGAGGGCCTTGGCGAAACGGGTGCTGTCCGAGAGCATCTCCTGGAACGGCATCCTGCCGATGCGTGAGGCGTAGCTGTAGACCAGAGGAATGAAAAGCGGACGCTGCAATGCCTTGTGGTCAAAGAGGTCTTTCCACAACCGCTTCGGCGATTTCTTCTTCCCCATTTCCTCGACCTCCTTCCTTCATCCGATCACCGTGTAAGGACATTGACCGTACAGGTCCTCGCATCCGCGTCCTTGTCGCCCCCCATGCACTGGGCGAGAAAGACCTTTGCATCCGGTATCTGGCGCTCCCCGGCCTCGCCCCTCAACTGCCGCACCCCTTCGACCACCTGGGCCACCCCCGTCGCCCCGACCGGATGGCCCTTGCTGAGAAGCCCGCCCGACGTGTTGACCGGGATGCGTCCACCGAGCCGCGTAGCGCCGGATTCAACGAGCCGCCCCCCCTCCCCCGCCGGGCAGAGTCCCATGGCTTCGTAATGCATAATCTCGGCGATCGTGAAGGCGTCGTGGCACTCGGCCCCGTCCAGGTCCTCGGGCCCGAGACCCGCCTGCTCGTAGGCGGCCTTGCACGTGCGGTAATCCGTCTCCCACGGCACGAGGTCGAGCGGGTTTTGATAACTGCCGGTCCTCAAAACAGAGGCCGCAAGCCGGATCGGATCGGAACGATAGTGCTTCGCCCTGGTACCGGCGCACAGGATGACCGCCGCAGCCCCGTCGGCATTGGGGCAGCAGCTGAGCCGCGTCAGGGGGTCGGCTATCATCGGTGCGTTGAGAACGTCTTCCACCGTTATCGGCTCCCTGAACTGGGAGAGCGGGTTGAGCCCCGCGTGGAGGCGATTCTTCACCGCTACCTGCGCCAACTGCTCGGCCGTCGTTCCATACTGCAACATGTGGCGCTGGGCCCTCATGGCGAAGCTGGCCGGCGTGACAAGCCCCTCCAGGATATCCAGTTCGGTGTCCCCGCCCCCGAGCAGCCCGAAATTCGGGACGACCATCTTTTCCGCGCCCACCACGATGGCGACATCGTAAAGCCCCGAGGCCACACCCGTCCAGGCCAGATAGAGGCCCGATGAGCCAGAGCAGCACGCGTTCTCCACATTGATGATGGGGATGCGGCTGATCCCCGCCTGCCAGAAGATGGTCTGTCCGCCGGTGATCACGCCGTGCAGATCCCCGGCAAGCGCATACGAACAGAAACCCGCTTCGATCTCCGCGGGCCGGATGCCGCCGTCTTTCATCGCCTCCAGTATCGGCAGGGTGGCCAGATCCATGAACGACGTTTGCAGGTGTTTACCGAAACGCGTCATCCCGACGCCGATGATATCGACCTCTCTCATGCGTTCTCCTTGGATGCTTCAGGCGTAAAATAGTAGCGCAGGCACGGCTCATGGTCGGCCCCCAGACCCAGGGGCGCCACCCGCAGCCCCATAGGCATCCCGATCGCCAGATCCTCGAGCCTTTCCGGGTCGAGGAGACTGATGATGCGCAGGCCGTCGGCCTGAAGGTCGACGTAGCCCACGGCATAGGGCTGAGGCAGTCCGAAGGGGGCCTTGGTCCGCACCAGCGCAAAGGAGTACAGGATGCCCTTGTCCGAGAGCGGGACCCTTTCTACAGCCCCCTGGCACACCGGGCAGACGAAGGGCTCGGGGAAGAACTTCCGCTCGCACCGCGGGCAATATCCGCCCAGGAGCCGCGCCGGCGGACCCTTTTCCAGGACGCCTTCCAGGACCGGTTTCACTGTGTCACTCATGCGAACCTCCAGGATTCATGCCGCTATTTCTTGCTGATGCCGTTGAATATGAACTTCACGATCGTATCCCCGATGTCCTCGGGCCTGAGTTCCCCGTTCTCTTTGTACCAGCGGAAAAACCAGTTGATCATGCCGAAGATGCTGAAACCGAGCACGGTGAGGTTGATGTCCTCCATCTGATTCTGCGCGATCATCTCCCTTAGGGTCTTCATGTAGACAGCACGGATCTCGCGCTGATACTCGTCGACAATCGCCTTTCTTTTTCCTTTTAGCCAGTAATTCTCTTCGACGACGATCTTCGTCGTCTTCTTGTTTCGCAGCCCGTGGGTGATCATGTGGTGCAAAAGCATCTCCCGCAGCCTCTCCGCAGGATCACCGACGCGGGCTTCGATGTCTCTCAGACTGGAAAGCAATTCCTGAGAAGCAATCGATATGATCTGGAACAGGATTTCTTCTTTGTTCTTGAAATAATGATACAGCAAGGAGTTGCTGACGCCTGCCTTGACTCCGATCTCGCGAATCGATGTGCCGGAGTAGCCCTTCTTGTAGAAGAGGTCTGCGGCCGCCTTGAGCAATAGATCCTGAGTGTTGGCCGGCATCGCATCCCCTCCTTTGCGGGCCCGTCCTTTCGTGGTCATCCGTTCCCCTCCGCTTTTTTCATAACCCTCTGCACATCATCCTCGAAGATCTCTCCGCCCTTTTGGCTGATCCCTTCAGCCGCTGCTCGGCCGCTCCTCCCTGAAGCCCTTCACCGCTTGACTTTGTACCCCGCCTTCTCCCTGTCCCAGGTATCCGGCGTCACCCCCTGATCCCGCAGCAGATTCTTCTGCACGCGCTGCGTCGGGGTCTTCGGCATCGCCGCCATGAAGCGCACGTAGCGCGGGACCATGAAGTACGCCATCCGCTCCTCGCAGTGGGCCATCAGCTCCTCGGGGGAAAGCGCCTTTCCCGGCTTCAAGGTGATCACGATCATGACCTCGTCCTCGCCCAGGTCCGACTTGACCGCCACGGCAGCGGATTCGAGGACGGAGGGGTGGGAGTTGATCACCTTTTCGACCTCATAGGAAGAGATGTTCTCCCCCCTCCTCCTCAAGGCGTCCTTCTTGCGGTCAACGAAATGGAAATATCCGTCCTCATCGTAGTAGAGGTAGTCACCCGTGTGAAACCAGAGATCACGCCACGCCTCCACCGTCTTCTCCGGCATGTTGTAATACTCGAGGAAGATGCAGTACGGCTTGAGCGGACGCAGCAACACCTCGCCCGGGGTGTTGGGGCCGACCTCGCTCTGATCGTCGTCCACGACCTTGATGGTGTAGTCGGAGCGGCAACTGCCGCACGTCCCGGGTTTGCGCCTGCCAATCGTGTTCTGCAGGGGAATGCCGATCTCGCTCATGCCGTACCCCTCGAGCAGGGTCACCCCGAAGCGCTTCTCGAAGGCCTCGAAGAGGTCCATGGGCGCCCCGCCGCCGACCATGACCCGCAGCGGGTTGTCCGCGTCGTCCGGGCTGGGATCCGCCTTGTACAGGATGGGTAGAATGCCGCCGATGTAGTTGAACTCGGTGCAGCGGTACCGCCGGATATCGTCCCAGAACCGGGAGGCCGAAAACCGTTCGCACAGAACCATGCGCGCCCCGCTCAGCATGGCCGGCAGGGTGGAGAGGACCTGGGCATTCCCGTGAAAGAGCGGCAACGCATTGTAAAGGCAGTCGTCTTCCGTGTAGCTGGTGACATCGCAGATGCATTCGGCCATGTAGAGGCCGTAGTTCTGCGGGAGAAGCGATCCCTTGGACGGACCCGTGGTCCCCGAGGTGTACATGATGATCTGCGGGTCCGACCAGACGACATCCGCGGGTTCGTAGAGCCCTTCGTTGTCGATGAGCGAGTCCCAATCGACGATCCTTTTCCCGGCGGCGGGGGCGTGACCCGTCTCTCCGCCCAAGAGGACCAGCGTTTCCACCTTCGGCAGATCGCCCAGGATCGGCAGCACCCGATCAAGGTAACGGGCGTTCATGACGATCATGCGGCTGTCGGACTGGTTCGTCATGTAGGTCAGAATATCGCCCTTGTGCGCCGTGTTCAGCGGCACCTCGATCGCACCCAGCTTGGACAGTCCGAACCAGACGAATAGGAACTCGGGCGAGTTGTCCATGATGATCGCGACCTTGTCCCCCTTCTCGATCCCCGCCTTCTGGAACCCCGAAGCAGCGCGGTTCGCCATCCGGTTCAACTCGTTGAAACTGTATTCCCTCTCATTGAAATAAAGGAACGTCCGATCTCCGTACTTCTCTGCCTGCCTCTCGAGGAGCGCGTGCTGCACCCGCTCCCGTGCCCTGTTTCCTGAATCAACCATGACAGTCCTCCACGTCCTTCCTTCAAATTCTCTCCCGCCCCCCGCCTGAACGGCACCTACCCTTCAAATCGATCCGGAAGCGGTTACGCTTTTCTTGCTCCCCCACCCGAACGGAAGCGGGCTTCAGGTCCGTTTGGCCTCCCAAACGCACGCCTCCGCCCCCGTTCGATCGGATGGAGACACCGAAGCCCGTTTGCCGACGCAAACGCTCGCATCGTCCCCTCCCGCCCGAACGGAGCTCCATCCGGCCCTACGCCGCAGCCACTTGCGAGGGGTTGGGGTAATGGCCGTAATATTTCAAGATCCCGGTCGGCGGCCGCCTCTTCAGCCATTCCCTCTCAAACGTCTCGTAGTCCTGCCCGAGTTGCAGCCTCTCGGCCAGCGCCTC harbors:
- a CDS encoding hypothetical protein (Evidence 5 : Unknown function), which encodes MGKKKSPKRLWKDLFDHKALQRPLFIPLVYSYASRIGRMPFQEMLSDSTRFAKALMSAQELFGYDAVLSHYDPYLELELLGRSFEWVPKGVKEMVVSSGGKSAVTDRKIIAAEVPPVNLIFDAAAEMREVIGQDIPVIGVVNSPVTLLRAILRDRFSLKEADFPEAKVFLNDIQGIVLDLVKAYCNLRVDAIWLIEEDWEGIEASEVERIKPIYQTFWNVLDYFDVRSIMAFHRYDIAELETYFSIGADAVFFAGAQAYDIELEKLSVLMERNEMCAGVACPFPDSADRSALFDSILSQVMDAGSGFFLSTPLEVALDTPIESLTEMVERITEP
- a CDS encoding conserved hypothetical protein (Evidence 4 : Unknown function but conserved in other organisms), which gives rise to MREVDIIGVGMTRFGKHLQTSFMDLATLPILEAMKDGGIRPAEIEAGFCSYALAGDLHGVITGGQTIFWQAGISRIPIINVENACCSGSSGLYLAWTGVASGLYDVAIVVGAEKMVVPNFGLLGGGDTELDILEGLVTPASFAMRAQRHMLQYGTTAEQLAQVAVKNRLHAGLNPLSQFREPITVEDVLNAPMIADPLTRLSCCPNADGAAAVILCAGTRAKHYRSDPIRLAASVLRTGSYQNPLDLVPWETDYRTCKAAYEQAGLGPEDLDGAECHDAFTIAEIMHYEAMGLCPAGEGGRLVESGATRLGGRIPVNTSGGLLSKGHPVGATGVAQVVEGVRQLRGEAGERQIPDAKVFLAQCMGGDKDADARTCTVNVLTR
- a CDS encoding conserved hypothetical protein (Evidence 4 : Unknown function but conserved in other organisms), whose amino-acid sequence is MSDTVKPVLEGVLEKGPPARLLGGYCPRCERKFFPEPFVCPVCQGAVERVPLSDKGILYSFALVRTKAPFGLPQPYAVGYVDLQADGLRIISLLDPERLEDLAIGMPMGLRVAPLGLGADHEPCLRYYFTPEASKENA
- a CDS encoding conserved hypothetical protein (Evidence 4 : Unknown function but conserved in other organisms), whose protein sequence is MTTKGRARKGGDAMPANTQDLLLKAAADLFYKKGYSGTSIREIGVKAGVSNSLLYHYFKNKEEILFQIISIASQELLSSLRDIEARVGDPAERLREMLLHHMITHGLRNKKTTKIVVEENYWLKGKRKAIVDEYQREIRAVYMKTLREMIAQNQMEDINLTVLGFSIFGMINWFFRWYKENGELRPEDIGDTIVKFIFNGISKK
- a CDS encoding AMP-binding enzyme, coding for MVDSGNRARERVQHALLERQAEKYGDRTFLYFNEREYSFNELNRMANRAASGFQKAGIEKGDKVAIIMDNSPEFLFVWFGLSKLGAIEVPLNTAHKGDILTYMTNQSDSRMIVMNARYLDRVLPILGDLPKVETLVLLGGETGHAPAAGKRIVDWDSLIDNEGLYEPADVVWSDPQIIMYTSGTTGPSKGSLLPQNYGLYMAECICDVTSYTEDDCLYNALPLFHGNAQVLSTLPAMLSGARMVLCERFSASRFWDDIRRYRCTEFNYIGGILPILYKADPSPDDADNPLRVMVGGGAPMDLFEAFEKRFGVTLLEGYGMSEIGIPLQNTIGRRKPGTCGSCRSDYTIKVVDDDQSEVGPNTPGEVLLRPLKPYCIFLEYYNMPEKTVEAWRDLWFHTGDYLYYDEDGYFHFVDRKKDALRRRGENISSYEVEKVINSHPSVLESAAVAVKSDLGEDEVMIVITLKPGKALSPEELMAHCEERMAYFMVPRYVRFMAAMPKTPTQRVQKNLLRDQGVTPDTWDREKAGYKVKR